A portion of the Leptospira licerasiae serovar Varillal str. VAR 010 genome contains these proteins:
- a CDS encoding OmpA/MotB family protein, protein MKPFLFRLITVLLFFFSLPIFSDAFYFPWEYNKLYNENATLRIELDSLRLRYRNETENAKKEKLSLDARIQNLEEQLAGEKSFREKDKELAAELIRALENQIALLKTKSGNKEKELIEENEKQSKKYQELISELKSELEKERLNCIRKMDELKREYESKIAGLEARIRELEDNLSKLKNLNEDQKRELNRLAEQANELESKLSGEIAKGQIRVKRFHNRLVINIDDQISFDSGSADLKKQIFPALDKIKEILVKYPGNLIIVEGHTDNIPIRTKKFNDNWQLSTERALSVVRFLLESKNLDARNFSVAGYGEHQPIVSNDTPENRSLNRRVDIVLEPQSGKSH, encoded by the coding sequence ATGAAACCTTTTCTTTTCCGACTTATTACCGTTCTTCTATTCTTCTTTTCCCTACCGATATTCTCGGACGCATTTTATTTCCCTTGGGAATACAATAAACTATATAATGAGAACGCGACTCTCAGGATCGAATTAGATTCGCTTAGACTTCGTTACAGAAACGAGACCGAAAACGCTAAAAAGGAAAAACTAAGCCTGGATGCCAGGATCCAGAATTTAGAAGAGCAACTCGCGGGCGAAAAGTCCTTCCGAGAAAAGGACAAGGAGCTTGCGGCGGAGCTGATCCGTGCCCTTGAAAATCAGATCGCACTTCTAAAAACAAAGAGCGGAAATAAAGAAAAAGAGCTGATCGAAGAGAATGAAAAGCAGTCCAAAAAATACCAGGAACTGATCTCCGAATTAAAGTCCGAGTTGGAAAAAGAAAGATTGAACTGTATCCGTAAAATGGATGAGCTCAAAAGAGAATACGAATCCAAAATTGCCGGTCTGGAAGCTAGGATCAGAGAATTAGAGGATAATCTTTCCAAGCTCAAGAACTTAAACGAGGATCAAAAAAGAGAATTAAATCGTTTGGCAGAGCAGGCAAACGAATTAGAATCCAAACTTTCCGGAGAGATCGCGAAAGGACAGATCCGAGTAAAACGTTTTCATAATAGACTAGTCATCAATATAGACGATCAGATCTCTTTCGATTCCGGTTCCGCGGACCTGAAAAAACAGATCTTTCCCGCATTGGATAAAATTAAGGAAATTTTGGTCAAGTATCCGGGAAACCTCATCATTGTAGAAGGTCATACGGATAATATTCCAATACGGACTAAAAAATTTAACGATAACTGGCAGTTGTCTACTGAGAGAGCTCTTTCTGTAGTTCGCTTCTTATTAGAGAGCAAAAATCTGGATGCAAGGAACTTCTCTGTAGCAGGTTATGGAGAACACCAACCTATCGTTTCAAACGATACTCCTGAAAATCGTTCCTTGAATAGAAGAGTGGATATCGTTTTAGAACCACAAAGCGGCAAGAGTCACTAA
- a CDS encoding cation diffusion facilitator family transporter, protein MEKNLHSSSNFEPFGRQAILRPIRKDALRSLVFAFFLSIMTFSWEIFGSAQSKSLALLADAGHVISDSFAFLLSIFAVLVSDKKPNAKMNFGFFRVEVFAAFLNSILISGISVFIIYEAVQRFRHQEEIGTDSMLVFSLGTIGLNLISVWLLKRISADNINLRTAYLHVLNDLFGTVAVLVGAILIRIFAWSWIDPLISLVLSIFILRAAVIILKESLLILLESSPTFDEWDHLRKDLLHIKGVESLLSAHTWTLTKGIHACAFRVQIVKDSDPKKILKEAYELLRGEWKFEQIYLQLEDASTTHVIDGIIAKTLHEIDSEEWGHHHHTHDHPAHHH, encoded by the coding sequence TTGGAAAAAAATCTTCACTCATCTTCTAATTTCGAACCTTTTGGGAGACAGGCGATCCTTCGTCCCATAAGAAAGGACGCATTACGTAGTTTAGTTTTCGCGTTCTTTCTTTCAATCATGACCTTCTCCTGGGAAATATTCGGTTCCGCTCAAAGCAAAAGTTTGGCGCTTCTTGCGGATGCAGGACATGTGATCTCGGACTCGTTCGCATTTTTGTTAAGTATATTTGCGGTTTTAGTCTCAGACAAAAAACCGAATGCAAAAATGAACTTCGGATTCTTTAGGGTAGAAGTTTTTGCAGCATTCTTAAATTCCATTCTGATCTCTGGGATTTCAGTTTTTATCATATACGAAGCCGTCCAAAGATTTCGTCATCAGGAAGAAATTGGTACTGACTCCATGTTGGTTTTCAGTTTAGGAACGATCGGTCTAAATCTGATCTCCGTCTGGTTATTAAAAAGGATTTCCGCAGATAATATTAATCTTAGAACAGCTTACCTTCATGTTCTGAACGATCTATTCGGTACGGTTGCCGTTTTAGTAGGCGCAATCCTGATCCGCATATTTGCTTGGAGTTGGATAGATCCGCTAATTAGTTTGGTTCTTTCTATTTTTATATTAAGAGCGGCAGTTATCATCTTAAAGGAAAGTCTTTTGATCCTTCTGGAATCCTCTCCCACTTTTGATGAATGGGACCATTTGAGAAAGGATCTATTGCATATCAAAGGGGTCGAATCTCTTCTTTCTGCTCATACCTGGACCCTAACTAAAGGGATCCACGCTTGCGCTTTCAGGGTTCAGATCGTTAAGGACTCGGATCCTAAAAAAATCCTGAAGGAAGCTTATGAACTTTTGAGAGGAGAATGGAAGTTCGAGCAGATCTATCTGCAATTAGAAGACGCTTCCACCACCCATGTAATTGACGGAATTATTGCGAAAACACTACATGAAATAGATTCGGAAGAATGGGGACATCATCACCATACTCACGATCATCCAGCGCACCATCACTGA
- a CDS encoding L-threonylcarbamoyladenylate synthase encodes MSKNKTTIITEDPSLAAKILKEGGIVLFPTETVYGLGADSRNLSSCLEIYKIKDRPADNPLIVHLGNPALIPDIGEVPESAKILIRQCMPGPLSLVLKKIDKTVFSTGLSTIAVRVPSHPKALEMLSYFGGPVSAPSANLSGQPSITRLDDAISEFDGLVDLILKGPEPDIGLESTVVDFSVSPPKLLRPGYFGWLELQKYVPDLEDYSRLKEGEAPSSPGQKYRHYAPKAKVIFTENQTPDRESAAIGIGLTRGWKFALDLRNNSEYMKNLYSFFRDCDRLGISKIYCFPPANASGKEALLNRIMKAQEI; translated from the coding sequence TTGTCAAAAAATAAGACCACAATCATCACGGAAGATCCTTCTCTCGCAGCTAAAATACTGAAAGAGGGAGGGATCGTTCTATTTCCTACCGAGACCGTTTATGGTCTTGGGGCGGATTCCAGAAATCTCTCTTCTTGTTTAGAAATTTATAAAATTAAAGATCGACCTGCGGATAATCCTCTTATCGTTCATTTGGGAAACCCGGCGCTTATCCCGGATATAGGAGAAGTCCCGGAGAGTGCAAAAATCTTGATCAGACAATGTATGCCTGGTCCTTTGAGCTTAGTTTTAAAAAAGATCGATAAGACGGTTTTTTCCACCGGGCTTTCTACAATAGCTGTAAGGGTTCCTTCTCATCCAAAAGCATTGGAGATGCTTTCCTATTTCGGCGGACCGGTCTCGGCTCCTTCTGCAAATCTTTCCGGCCAACCTTCTATCACAAGATTGGATGATGCGATCTCGGAATTTGACGGGTTAGTCGATCTGATCTTAAAAGGTCCGGAACCTGATATAGGTTTGGAATCTACGGTTGTGGATTTTTCAGTTTCTCCGCCGAAACTACTTCGCCCCGGATATTTTGGATGGCTAGAATTACAAAAATATGTCCCGGATCTAGAAGATTATAGTCGCTTGAAAGAAGGAGAAGCTCCTTCGAGTCCCGGTCAGAAATATAGACATTATGCGCCTAAGGCAAAAGTTATCTTTACGGAGAACCAAACCCCGGACAGAGAGTCGGCGGCGATCGGGATCGGTTTGACTCGCGGTTGGAAATTTGCTTTGGATCTTAGAAACAACTCTGAGTATATGAAAAATTTATATTCTTTCTTTAGAGATTGTGATCGATTGGGGATCTCCAAAATTTACTGCTTTCCGCCTGCAAATGCTTCCGGCAAAGAAGCGTTGCTCAATCGTATTATGAAGGCGCAAGAGATATAG
- a CDS encoding S49 family peptidase, with protein sequence MFRILFSLLFLPIRILFQGFRILSWTIRKGDHFYLEIPSSFSFDKKSFFVRLLVPKEEDPFLVDFLLGLKALTKVPGLKKVSFYISNPEYGFGEVWNISKAIQTLNEKGIETSGFCLGGGTKALLLLSQCKYRYSSSASEFFPILPSAEPYFFGGAAKKFGVSVEAYASGAFKSFGETFQRTSFSAPARKNLEALLNDYKDLLSEGFKKSSNLDLKVLEEPILSSEKLKKIGFITDFMEEDDFEENYLFENYKKEKETDKPKYKKLSAKGFRLYHKKSNFSIVSKSVPIVAVLPVQGNILPDLGREEDFRSRQVSFRYYQEIFKDLKEDPKVAAVVLEMNSPGGSALVSELLYREIKKLAEKKPVITYVLNVAASGGYYLSCATQKIHGTPYSIVGSIGAVMMRFELKKLYDKFGVQKERIGFYPHRDILSEYGKLSPKSEQFLRKEVLRSRDLFYNRVIESRKTSFQELEKSYGEGRIFSGETFRKSGFLDSCDSFLDILHDLKAELKSKKIDVRYLPGTYSWKDLVQDLKPGMQFSKFSLFSKLNTEKKPNPLEVLHLSEIAQELSNI encoded by the coding sequence ATGTTTAGAATTCTGTTCTCTCTTCTATTTTTACCGATTCGGATTTTGTTCCAAGGATTTAGGATATTGTCCTGGACTATCCGAAAGGGAGATCATTTCTATTTGGAAATTCCTTCTTCATTCTCCTTTGATAAAAAATCTTTCTTCGTCAGACTACTTGTCCCGAAAGAGGAAGATCCGTTCTTGGTGGATTTTTTATTAGGGTTGAAGGCATTAACTAAAGTCCCGGGTTTGAAAAAAGTTTCTTTCTATATTTCCAATCCGGAATACGGATTTGGAGAAGTTTGGAATATCAGCAAAGCGATCCAAACCTTGAACGAAAAAGGAATCGAGACTTCAGGATTTTGTTTAGGCGGCGGGACCAAGGCGCTATTATTACTTTCTCAGTGCAAATATAGATACTCCTCTTCCGCATCCGAATTTTTTCCCATACTTCCTTCCGCTGAGCCTTATTTTTTCGGTGGAGCCGCTAAAAAGTTCGGTGTGAGCGTAGAAGCTTATGCAAGCGGTGCATTCAAATCGTTCGGAGAAACTTTCCAAAGAACTTCCTTCTCAGCGCCTGCCCGAAAAAACTTGGAAGCGTTGCTGAACGATTATAAAGATCTACTTTCGGAAGGATTTAAGAAGTCCTCGAATTTAGATCTGAAAGTTTTAGAAGAGCCGATACTCAGTTCCGAAAAATTGAAAAAGATCGGATTTATCACCGATTTTATGGAAGAAGACGACTTCGAAGAAAACTATCTATTCGAAAATTATAAAAAAGAGAAGGAAACGGATAAGCCTAAATATAAAAAACTAAGCGCCAAAGGTTTCAGACTATATCATAAAAAATCCAATTTTTCGATTGTCTCCAAGTCGGTCCCGATTGTTGCAGTTCTTCCGGTACAAGGAAATATTCTTCCGGACTTAGGAAGAGAAGAAGATTTTAGATCCAGGCAAGTTTCATTCAGATACTACCAAGAAATTTTTAAGGATTTAAAAGAAGATCCTAAAGTCGCCGCAGTCGTTTTGGAGATGAACTCTCCTGGAGGAAGCGCACTTGTTTCGGAACTATTGTATAGAGAGATCAAAAAACTCGCGGAAAAAAAACCTGTCATCACGTACGTACTGAATGTAGCCGCTTCCGGAGGTTATTATCTGTCTTGTGCAACCCAAAAAATCCATGGAACGCCTTATTCTATCGTAGGCTCCATAGGAGCGGTCATGATGAGATTCGAGTTAAAAAAACTGTACGATAAATTCGGGGTCCAAAAGGAAAGGATAGGATTTTATCCGCATAGAGATATTCTTTCCGAATACGGAAAACTCTCTCCTAAATCGGAACAATTCTTAAGAAAAGAAGTTTTGAGATCCAGGGATCTATTCTATAACAGGGTCATCGAGTCTAGAAAAACCAGTTTCCAAGAATTAGAAAAAAGTTATGGAGAAGGTCGCATTTTTTCTGGAGAAACTTTCCGCAAATCAGGATTTTTGGATTCCTGCGATTCCTTTCTGGATATATTGCATGATCTGAAAGCGGAGCTTAAATCTAAAAAGATTGATGTGCGTTATCTGCCAGGAACCTATAGTTGGAAGGATTTAGTCCAAGATTTAAAACCCGGAATGCAGTTTTCCAAGTTTTCTCTTTTCTCTAAATTGAATACGGAGAAGAAACCGAACCCGTTGGAAGTCCTACATCTGTCCGAAATCGCACAGGAACTTTCGAACATATAG
- the mgtE gene encoding magnesium transporter has product MDETNSTKETSSLKANPQSADWMGSFLEKIENKDNKFLLAFTSSNHPADIAEVLEKLDIDEAFYVFKLCDSEQQSEILVEFDEDLQADLISRLNMKEISPIVENLEPDDVTNLISEIPKHKAEEILNSLDREDSSQIRKQLNFREYTAGRLMTTEFASAYETDTVRKAIIKLRRVAKETDDIYLLYVTDAENHLKGFIRLKDLFLAPLNQKASKLVKEEVFSIHYDTDQEEVARIFRKYDLVSAAVVDDLDRIIGRITVDDILDIVQEEASEDILRMGGVSEEERLNTSIWDSIRRRLTWLVINLGTAVVAASTVALFQDTIQSFVLLASLMPIVAGMGGNAGTQSITVVVRNIATGDLSQSNWTVGFRKEGIIGIINGLTIGAITGLAVFFYTGKLALAIVIFFAMLANLIVAAIVGACIPMLLKVLGIDPAIASSIFVTTTTDVFGFFCFLGLATLFLQYLV; this is encoded by the coding sequence ATGGACGAAACAAATAGCACTAAGGAAACTTCTTCCCTGAAGGCAAATCCACAATCTGCGGATTGGATGGGGTCTTTTCTCGAAAAGATAGAAAATAAGGACAATAAGTTCCTACTCGCTTTCACTTCTTCCAATCACCCGGCGGATATTGCCGAAGTTCTGGAAAAGCTGGATATTGACGAAGCATTCTACGTATTTAAGCTCTGCGATTCCGAACAGCAGTCCGAGATCTTAGTCGAGTTTGACGAGGATTTGCAGGCGGATTTGATCTCTCGCCTGAATATGAAGGAGATCTCTCCTATCGTCGAAAATCTAGAACCTGACGATGTTACTAATCTGATCTCCGAGATCCCTAAGCATAAGGCCGAGGAAATCCTGAATTCCTTGGATCGGGAAGATTCGTCTCAGATCCGAAAACAACTGAATTTTAGGGAATACACTGCTGGTCGTTTGATGACGACCGAGTTTGCCTCTGCCTATGAGACAGACACTGTCAGAAAAGCGATCATCAAATTGAGAAGGGTCGCTAAAGAGACGGATGATATCTATCTTTTATACGTTACCGATGCGGAGAATCACCTAAAAGGATTTATCAGACTCAAAGACCTATTTCTTGCTCCGCTGAATCAAAAGGCGAGTAAACTCGTAAAAGAGGAAGTGTTCTCCATTCACTACGATACCGATCAGGAAGAAGTAGCTAGAATTTTCCGAAAATACGACTTAGTTTCGGCTGCAGTTGTAGACGATCTGGATCGGATTATCGGCAGGATCACTGTAGACGATATCTTGGATATCGTTCAGGAAGAAGCTTCTGAGGACATCTTGAGGATGGGGGGAGTTTCAGAAGAGGAAAGATTGAACACCTCTATCTGGGATTCTATCCGAAGAAGATTAACCTGGCTTGTGATCAATTTGGGAACTGCAGTGGTGGCTGCTTCTACAGTTGCGTTATTCCAAGATACGATCCAATCTTTCGTATTGCTTGCGAGTCTTATGCCGATCGTTGCTGGCATGGGGGGAAATGCGGGTACCCAATCCATCACAGTGGTGGTCCGAAATATCGCCACCGGCGATTTAAGCCAGTCAAACTGGACTGTAGGTTTCAGGAAAGAAGGTATCATAGGCATAATTAATGGGCTTACGATCGGAGCGATCACAGGACTTGCCGTATTTTTTTATACGGGAAAACTTGCACTTGCGATTGTTATCTTTTTTGCAATGTTAGCGAATCTAATCGTTGCAGCTATCGTAGGAGCTTGTATCCCTATGTTACTAAAGGTGCTTGGGATAGATCCTGCAATTGCGTCTTCCATATTTGTAACAACTACCACGGACGTGTTCGGCTTTTTCTGTTTCCTAGGGCTTGCCACACTGTTCTTGCAATATTTGGTATAG
- a CDS encoding acyl-CoA dehydrogenase family protein, protein MMKELREILSSFPPGEFRSVYKSVLPDIAKAGLLNALKDGGFRAFHEKLIFLPSFPHGIGVGVGLMAQTNVAGKILKLVIGSEEGASKNEEAKNLALELQDRLVNGFGILGLGVSEPGWMGKLTNLKSTAKILPNGEIELNFHKGFVTNGADAEGYLVVAKEEDLNRFGVFFIPRDFPGLKIEEVYLDVAREATHCKITGENFKLPSHYHFIEDYSKLGSDIHLSEMLSAAVLFCGAIRKIVSDLSQGSESRERFAVLGKLWDLSGLLYGKCLELSDKKDKDPNYKIEEDHPYGYEAILDECISILESIPNFEYKKEYPDLGLFCTIHPARSPVYIKNRLKQSKSWRKFGKETM, encoded by the coding sequence ATGATGAAAGAACTAAGAGAAATACTTTCTTCCTTTCCGCCGGGAGAATTCAGATCCGTTTACAAGTCCGTTTTGCCTGATATTGCAAAGGCAGGGTTATTGAATGCCTTAAAAGACGGAGGGTTCAGAGCATTTCACGAAAAGTTAATATTCTTACCCTCTTTTCCCCATGGGATCGGAGTGGGGGTAGGATTGATGGCCCAGACCAATGTGGCCGGAAAGATCCTCAAATTAGTGATCGGTTCCGAAGAAGGAGCCTCTAAAAATGAAGAAGCCAAAAATTTAGCGTTAGAACTACAGGATCGATTAGTAAACGGTTTTGGAATTTTGGGACTGGGAGTAAGCGAACCAGGATGGATGGGAAAGCTCACCAATCTCAAATCTACTGCAAAAATACTCCCAAACGGAGAAATAGAATTAAATTTTCATAAAGGATTCGTGACCAACGGAGCGGACGCGGAAGGTTACTTAGTAGTAGCCAAGGAAGAAGATCTGAATCGTTTCGGTGTATTTTTTATTCCAAGAGATTTCCCTGGTTTAAAAATCGAAGAAGTGTATCTGGACGTAGCTAGAGAAGCGACTCATTGTAAGATCACCGGTGAAAATTTCAAACTGCCTTCTCATTATCATTTTATAGAGGATTATTCCAAATTAGGTTCTGATATACATCTTTCCGAAATGTTGTCTGCCGCAGTTCTATTTTGTGGGGCCATCCGTAAAATAGTTTCAGACTTAAGCCAAGGAAGCGAATCCAGGGAAAGATTTGCAGTTTTAGGAAAACTCTGGGACTTAAGTGGGCTTCTATACGGAAAATGCCTGGAACTTTCTGATAAGAAAGACAAGGATCCGAACTATAAAATAGAAGAGGACCATCCGTATGGGTATGAAGCGATCCTAGATGAATGTATATCTATTTTAGAATCCATTCCGAATTTTGAATATAAAAAAGAATATCCTGATCTGGGATTATTCTGCACAATCCATCCGGCGAGAAGTCCTGTTTATATCAAGAATAGGTTAAAACAATCCAAAAGTTGGAGAAAGTTCGGCAAAGAAACGATGTAG
- the uvrA gene encoding excinuclease ABC subunit UvrA, whose product MDHIRIRGAREHNLKNINVDIPRDKLVVITGLSGSGKSSLAFDTIYAEGQRRYVESLSAYARQFLGQMEKPDLDLIEGLSPAISIEQKTTHRNPRSTVGTVTEIYDYLRLLYARVGKPHCPICGTPIQSLSIDQITERILNFPEGTKIQILAPIVSGKKGEHKDVLEKIRKDGFNRIRLNGEIKTLDEEIVLKKSFKATIEIVVDRLVIKDGIRSRLTDSVETALKQSEGILLLDDGKKDHTFSQKLSCPNHPEESLPELSPRLFSFNSPFGACETCDGLGSLLEFDEDLLITDPELSLVEGCIEAWAGAKSNSYWFLTTVHSLAKKLKFDYNIPWKDLPKKVRDTILYGDKNLKIDYDFRNEKSHYEFSREFEGVIPNLKRRYKEGSEARRQQLEGYMTNHNCPSCEGKRLKPVSLHVEVNGLTIDKFSAFSVEKGLEFVKSMKPKGSEEVIARPILKEIQQRLTFLNDVGVGYLSLERSAGTLSGGEAQRIRLATQIGSRLQGVLYILDEPSIGLHQRDNTKLVNTLKDLRDLGNTVLVVEHDQETMEEADWLIDMGPGAGVHGGTIVCSGTPEEVSKNKNSLTGKFLSGKEFIPVPKTVRPGNGKKLKIVNAKENNLKNVSVEIPLGKLIVVTGVSGSGKSTLINDILYNAAAHKVMKMRTVWGKHEKITGLEEIDKIINIDQSPIGRTPRSNPATYTGLFTVVRDMFAQLEESKLRGYSPGRFSFNVSGGRCETCEGDGILKIEMHFLPDVYVTCDVCKGKRYNQETLEVRYKGKNIFEILEMTVEDSIPFFENIPALKRKLETLDEVGLGYIKLGQPATTFSGGEAQRIKLATELSKRPTGKTLYILDEPTTGLHFEDVRHLMTVLHTLVDRGNSMIVIEHNLDVIKQADWIIDLGPEGGDGGGKIIAEGTPTEVAKVKESFTGQYLKKVLGNSGKKAG is encoded by the coding sequence TTGGATCATATCCGCATCCGAGGAGCTCGGGAGCATAATCTTAAAAATATCAATGTGGATATTCCACGAGATAAACTCGTGGTGATCACCGGACTTTCAGGTTCGGGCAAATCTTCTCTTGCTTTCGATACCATATATGCGGAAGGACAAAGAAGATACGTGGAAAGTCTCTCCGCATACGCTCGACAATTTTTGGGTCAGATGGAAAAACCGGACCTGGATCTGATCGAAGGACTTTCTCCTGCAATTTCTATAGAGCAGAAGACCACACATCGTAACCCCAGATCCACTGTAGGAACTGTTACGGAGATCTATGATTATCTTCGTCTTCTTTATGCGAGAGTAGGAAAACCGCATTGTCCTATTTGTGGAACTCCAATCCAGTCTCTCTCCATTGACCAGATCACCGAAAGGATACTGAATTTTCCGGAAGGAACTAAGATCCAAATTTTGGCTCCGATAGTTTCCGGTAAAAAGGGAGAACATAAAGATGTTCTGGAAAAGATCAGAAAAGACGGATTTAACAGAATCCGCCTGAACGGTGAGATCAAAACTTTAGACGAGGAGATCGTTCTTAAAAAAAGTTTTAAGGCAACGATTGAGATCGTAGTGGATCGTCTTGTGATCAAAGATGGGATACGTTCTCGTTTGACCGACTCGGTCGAAACCGCTCTCAAACAATCCGAAGGAATCCTACTCTTGGACGATGGGAAGAAAGATCATACATTCTCCCAAAAACTTTCATGTCCGAATCACCCGGAAGAATCTTTACCCGAACTTTCTCCTAGATTGTTTTCATTCAATTCTCCGTTCGGAGCATGTGAGACCTGCGACGGCTTAGGGAGCCTTTTAGAATTCGACGAAGATCTATTAATTACGGATCCGGAACTTTCTCTGGTAGAAGGTTGTATCGAAGCATGGGCAGGGGCCAAGAGTAATAGTTACTGGTTTTTAACCACCGTTCACTCTTTGGCTAAAAAATTGAAATTCGATTATAATATTCCTTGGAAAGATCTTCCTAAAAAGGTAAGGGATACGATCCTTTATGGGGATAAAAATCTTAAAATAGATTACGATTTTAGAAATGAAAAATCTCACTATGAGTTTAGTAGAGAATTTGAAGGTGTGATCCCGAACTTAAAAAGAAGATATAAAGAAGGTTCGGAAGCAAGACGTCAGCAGTTGGAAGGATACATGACCAATCATAATTGTCCTTCCTGCGAAGGAAAACGTCTTAAACCTGTGAGCCTGCATGTGGAAGTAAACGGTCTTACCATAGATAAATTCTCCGCCTTTAGCGTGGAGAAGGGCTTAGAATTCGTAAAATCGATGAAGCCTAAAGGAAGCGAAGAAGTGATCGCAAGACCTATTCTGAAGGAAATCCAACAAAGGCTTACTTTTTTGAATGATGTAGGCGTTGGTTACCTAAGTTTAGAACGTTCTGCCGGAACTCTTTCCGGAGGCGAAGCACAGAGGATCCGACTTGCCACTCAGATAGGATCTAGACTGCAAGGTGTATTATATATTTTAGATGAACCTTCTATCGGTTTGCACCAGAGAGATAATACGAAACTAGTCAATACCCTGAAAGATCTGAGAGATCTTGGGAATACAGTTTTAGTCGTCGAACATGACCAGGAAACCATGGAAGAAGCTGATTGGCTCATAGACATGGGTCCAGGAGCTGGCGTTCATGGAGGAACCATCGTTTGTTCCGGAACTCCGGAAGAAGTTTCCAAAAATAAGAACTCGCTTACTGGTAAGTTTTTGTCCGGAAAAGAATTTATTCCGGTCCCTAAAACTGTCAGACCTGGGAACGGTAAAAAACTCAAGATAGTAAATGCAAAAGAGAATAATCTCAAAAATGTAAGTGTGGAAATTCCATTAGGAAAACTGATCGTAGTGACAGGAGTTTCCGGCTCGGGCAAGTCCACTCTGATAAACGATATCTTATACAATGCGGCGGCTCATAAAGTAATGAAGATGAGAACCGTTTGGGGAAAACACGAAAAGATCACCGGTCTGGAAGAAATAGATAAGATCATCAATATTGATCAGTCTCCGATCGGAAGGACTCCAAGATCCAATCCTGCGACTTATACGGGGCTTTTTACAGTTGTTCGTGATATGTTCGCGCAATTAGAAGAATCCAAACTCAGAGGATATTCTCCGGGGAGATTCAGCTTTAACGTTAGCGGGGGAAGATGTGAGACCTGCGAAGGGGACGGTATCTTAAAAATAGAGATGCACTTCCTTCCTGACGTATATGTGACCTGCGATGTTTGTAAGGGAAAACGTTATAACCAAGAAACATTAGAAGTCCGTTATAAGGGTAAGAATATTTTCGAGATCCTGGAAATGACTGTAGAGGATTCAATTCCTTTTTTCGAGAATATTCCCGCATTAAAAAGAAAACTCGAAACTTTGGACGAAGTGGGCCTAGGTTATATCAAACTAGGACAACCAGCAACAACGTTCTCAGGTGGAGAGGCCCAAAGGATCAAGCTTGCGACCGAATTGTCCAAAAGACCAACGGGAAAAACGTTATATATCCTGGACGAACCTACTACCGGTCTGCATTTCGAGGACGTTAGACATTTAATGACCGTATTGCATACACTTGTGGATCGTGGAAATTCTATGATAGTTATCGAGCATAATCTGGATGTGATCAAACAAGCTGATTGGATCATCGATTTAGGGCCGGAAGGAGGAGATGGAGGCGGAAAGATCATCGCCGAAGGAACTCCTACAGAGGTCGCAAAGGTCAAAGAATCGTTCACAGGACAATATCTGAAAAAAGTTTTAGGAAATTCAGGGAAGAAGGCGGGTTAA
- a CDS encoding LA_2219 family laminin/E-cadherin/plasminogen-binding protein — MFRVSVFRTFLAVFAVLYCLSFISCISTGGTTSQTPETPKGEVLPNPAGENEDVIDENGNSVKITTTDPVSFQSQSKDSAEYFRVHITSDSYQVRQIRGSKYIRRKVDKGGDALISEELVKYNRINFNDDGIILVILNGNTGAVETIRFNTRVPRINNLAKIIQNDVTRWSMEHSEEKPVVTKYQIHYTIKLENKSNTTRDTVKEELRGEVKKR, encoded by the coding sequence ATGTTTCGTGTTTCGGTTTTCCGAACTTTTTTAGCCGTTTTTGCGGTTCTATATTGTTTATCATTTATTTCTTGTATTAGTACAGGAGGAACTACCTCCCAAACACCGGAGACTCCTAAAGGAGAAGTCCTACCTAATCCGGCTGGAGAAAATGAAGATGTCATCGACGAAAATGGAAACTCAGTGAAGATCACAACTACAGATCCTGTTTCTTTCCAGAGTCAGTCTAAAGACAGCGCCGAATATTTCAGAGTACATATCACTAGCGACTCTTATCAGGTCCGTCAGATCAGAGGATCAAAATACATCCGCAGAAAAGTGGATAAAGGCGGGGATGCGCTTATCAGCGAAGAATTAGTAAAGTATAATAGGATCAATTTTAACGACGACGGAATTATCTTAGTGATCTTAAACGGAAATACCGGCGCTGTCGAAACAATCCGCTTTAATACTAGAGTTCCTAGGATCAATAACCTTGCTAAGATTATCCAGAATGATGTGACTCGATGGTCCATGGAACATTCGGAAGAGAAGCCTGTAGTGACTAAGTATCAAATTCATTACACAATCAAACTAGAAAATAAATCAAATACAACCAGAGATACAGTTAAGGAAGAGCTCCGCGGCGAGGTAAAGAAGAGGTAA